Proteins encoded by one window of Roseibium sp. Sym1:
- a CDS encoding S1 family peptidase: MIDPVLLTSPRISTFQGQTLLTTASSFFFERGQRLFLVTSRHVMADAASEHFPDRIEIELHSDARNLAAAVNLSIPLYRNGESLWRQGTDAAGEIDVAVIEIDRDVLDKTVVYRAFGPQHLCDPKDHVEIGSSILVVGFPLGFHDTLHHMPVVRHAVVASSFGFRFQGLGYFLTDARTHRGTSGAPVVLRARELEGLPGDLPWKLLGVHSARLDVGTRDLVLDEALGLNCAWYADILMTLTDG; this comes from the coding sequence ATGATCGATCCCGTTCTTCTGACATCGCCGCGGATTTCTACATTTCAGGGGCAGACCCTGCTGACGACCGCCAGCAGCTTCTTCTTCGAGCGCGGCCAGCGGCTGTTTCTGGTGACCAGCCGTCACGTCATGGCCGATGCCGCCAGTGAACACTTTCCCGACAGGATCGAGATCGAGTTGCACAGCGATGCCCGGAACCTGGCCGCCGCGGTCAACCTGTCCATTCCCCTGTATCGCAACGGTGAGAGCCTTTGGCGGCAGGGAACGGATGCGGCGGGAGAAATCGACGTCGCGGTGATTGAAATCGACCGGGACGTGCTGGACAAAACGGTTGTCTACAGGGCGTTCGGACCTCAGCACCTGTGTGATCCGAAAGATCACGTCGAGATCGGCAGTTCCATCCTGGTGGTCGGCTTTCCGCTGGGCTTTCACGACACGCTGCATCACATGCCGGTGGTGCGGCACGCGGTTGTCGCCTCGTCTTTCGGTTTCCGGTTCCAGGGGCTCGGCTACTTCCTGACCGATGCGCGTACCCATCGCGGCACCAGCGGCGCACCGGTGGTCTTGAGGGCGCGCGAACTGGAAGGACTGCCCGGAGACCTGCCCTGGAAGCTTCTCGGTGTGCATTCCGCCAGGCTCGATGTCGGCACCCGCGACCTGGTGCTGGACGAGGCGCTGGGCCTCAATTGTGCCTGGTACGCGGATATCCTGATGACGCTCACGGACGGCTGA
- a CDS encoding LysR family transcriptional regulator translates to MYGNEFRFEAHMDFRQLRYFLEIAEQGSLTRAAERLHVAQPALSLHVKNMEEQLGTKLLTRGRSGVRPTEAGDLLMRRARGILDDLARTEDDIRNLDSDPAGIVRLGFPGTISAMVSLPLILAARERYPRITLNITEAMSGFVGEWLSEGKVDLAVLYSRSGDPHILSDLLLEEELVVLWPGGSAPPKTLDLAALDGEPMVLPSGAHGLRVLIDRTCRELGFTPEIAMEIDSFNNIKRLVAAGFGPSILPLYAVSEEVASGALTVSHIAAPGLWRGAHLMSRTGRPVPRAQGAVRDLLKEVIIGLRDTGEWAGARVPAG, encoded by the coding sequence ATGTATGGAAACGAATTTCGCTTCGAGGCTCACATGGACTTCCGGCAATTGCGCTACTTTCTGGAAATCGCCGAGCAGGGATCTCTCACAAGGGCCGCGGAGCGGCTGCACGTGGCCCAGCCGGCCCTGTCGCTGCATGTGAAAAACATGGAAGAGCAGCTCGGCACGAAACTGCTCACCCGCGGACGCTCCGGCGTCCGGCCGACGGAAGCCGGTGACCTGCTGATGCGCCGGGCACGGGGGATCCTGGATGACCTGGCCCGCACCGAGGACGATATCCGCAATCTGGACAGCGACCCGGCCGGGATCGTGCGTCTCGGTTTTCCCGGCACGATCAGCGCGATGGTGTCCCTGCCGCTGATCCTGGCCGCGCGCGAGCGTTATCCGAGGATCACGCTCAACATCACCGAGGCGATGAGCGGGTTCGTCGGTGAGTGGCTGTCGGAGGGAAAGGTCGACCTGGCCGTGCTCTACAGCAGGTCAGGAGATCCGCATATCCTGTCGGATCTCCTCCTGGAGGAGGAACTGGTGGTGCTGTGGCCCGGTGGCAGTGCCCCGCCAAAGACGCTGGACCTGGCTGCGCTGGACGGCGAGCCGATGGTCCTTCCGAGCGGTGCACACGGGCTCCGGGTGCTGATCGACCGGACCTGCCGGGAGCTTGGGTTCACTCCGGAGATCGCCATGGAGATCGACTCCTTCAACAACATCAAGCGCCTGGTCGCGGCCGGCTTCGGCCCGTCGATCCTGCCGCTTTATGCGGTCAGCGAAGAAGTCGCCTCGGGCGCGCTCACCGTCAGCCACATCGCGGCACCCGGCCTGTGGCGCGGCGCCCACCTCATGTCCCGCACCGGCCGGCCCGTGCCTCGTGCGCAAGGTGCGGTCCGGGACCTTCTCAAGGAAGTGATTATCGGCCTGCGCGACACAGGCGAATGGGCGGGGGCAAGAGTTCCGGCAGGCTGA
- a CDS encoding trimethylamine methyltransferase family protein → MAAVSDVSSREEVGEPVRGGRGGGRAGRRAKRSVSVAPLGRPYIVRQLPPHDILSEESLVRIEATAETLLAEIGIEFRDDPECLALWKGAGAELDGVRVRFPKGLIPELLRTAPSRFTQHARNPANSVEIGGDNVVFAPAYGSPFVMDLDEGRRYGTIEDFRNFIKMAQSSSWLHHSGGTICEPVDVPVNKRHLDMVLAHVTLSDRPFLGSVTAQERAEDSIEMARMVFGADFVENNCVIMGNLNVNSPLVWDGTMTSVLRAYAAANQGTVLVPFILGGAMGPVTTAGAIAQAHAETLAGCALTQLVRPGAPVIYGNFLSSMSLRSGSPTFGTPEPAAGSLVVGQLARRAALPLRCAGNFTTSKLPDAQAMNEGTMSMLSAIHCGANFILHSAGFLDGLLSMSYEKFMMDADFCGALHTYLGSVVVDDNTLALDAFREVGPGNHFFGCAHTLRNYETAFFDAAAADNTPFETWQENGSVDAATRANRAWKETLAAYQAPPLDPGIADRLTEFVARRKSSMEDRWY, encoded by the coding sequence ATGGCTGCGGTTTCAGATGTTTCCAGCCGGGAAGAGGTCGGTGAACCGGTTCGTGGCGGGCGCGGCGGCGGGCGCGCCGGACGCCGGGCCAAGCGTTCGGTGAGCGTCGCGCCGCTCGGCAGGCCCTATATCGTGCGGCAGTTGCCACCCCACGACATTCTCTCCGAAGAGAGTCTCGTGCGCATCGAGGCAACCGCGGAAACGCTTCTGGCAGAGATCGGCATCGAGTTCCGCGACGACCCGGAATGCCTCGCACTCTGGAAGGGGGCCGGAGCCGAGCTGGACGGTGTCCGCGTCCGCTTTCCGAAGGGGCTCATCCCCGAACTCCTGAGAACCGCGCCGAGCCGGTTCACCCAGCATGCGCGCAATCCGGCCAACAGCGTCGAGATCGGCGGTGACAACGTCGTCTTCGCCCCCGCCTATGGCAGCCCTTTCGTGATGGATCTCGACGAGGGGCGGCGCTACGGCACCATCGAGGATTTCCGAAATTTCATCAAGATGGCCCAGTCCTCGTCCTGGCTGCATCATTCCGGCGGCACGATCTGCGAACCGGTGGACGTGCCGGTCAACAAGCGCCATCTCGACATGGTGCTGGCCCATGTCACCCTGTCGGACAGGCCGTTCCTGGGGTCGGTGACGGCGCAGGAACGGGCGGAAGATTCCATCGAGATGGCCCGGATGGTGTTCGGCGCGGATTTTGTCGAAAACAACTGCGTCATCATGGGCAACCTGAACGTCAATTCGCCTCTGGTCTGGGACGGCACCATGACCAGCGTGTTGCGTGCCTACGCGGCCGCCAACCAGGGAACCGTGCTGGTGCCGTTCATCCTGGGCGGGGCCATGGGGCCGGTGACGACGGCGGGGGCGATCGCCCAGGCCCATGCGGAAACACTGGCCGGCTGCGCCCTGACCCAGCTGGTGCGGCCGGGCGCGCCGGTGATCTACGGCAATTTCCTGTCGTCGATGAGCCTGCGCTCCGGTTCGCCGACCTTCGGCACGCCGGAACCGGCGGCCGGGTCGCTGGTGGTCGGCCAGCTCGCGCGCCGTGCCGCTCTGCCGCTGCGCTGCGCCGGCAACTTCACCACTTCGAAACTGCCGGATGCCCAGGCAATGAACGAGGGCACCATGTCGATGCTGTCGGCGATCCATTGCGGCGCCAACTTCATCCTGCATTCGGCCGGTTTCCTCGATGGCCTGCTGTCCATGTCCTATGAGAAATTCATGATGGACGCGGATTTCTGCGGCGCGTTGCATACCTATCTCGGCAGCGTTGTCGTCGACGACAACACGCTGGCGCTGGACGCGTTCCGCGAAGTCGGCCCGGGCAACCATTTCTTCGGCTGCGCGCATACCCTGCGCAATTACGAAACCGCGTTCTTCGACGCGGCTGCCGCCGACAACACGCCGTTCGAGACCTGGCAGGAAAACGGCTCGGTCGATGCCGCGACCCGGGCCAACAGGGCGTGGAAGGAGACGCTTGCCGCCTACCAGGCGCCGCCACTGGATCCCGGCATCGCCGACCGGCTGACGGAGTTCGTCGCGCGCAGGAAATCATCCATGGAAGACCGCTGGTACTGA
- the chrA gene encoding chromate efflux transporter, which translates to MSGAAPGAAPGGVPDSSWQRLVAVFGGIGLLSFGGPAAQIALMHRKLVDETSWLTERSYVNALGFCMLLPGPEAMQLATYCGWKLRGTAGGLLAGLLFVVPGALAIFVLATVYALFGNVPLVSQLFLGIKAAVLIVVLEALLRLSRRALTERRQWVIAGLAFVAIFFLALPFPLIVLAAGLFGAVFSAAHKGAGGGAPVAVGVSLAGTLKTIAVWLLIWLGPLALLEAVTGLPILSDLGWFFSKLAVVTFGGAYAVLAYMAQDVVTIQGWLSAGEMMDGLGLAETTPGPLILVTQFVGFLAAAKNGGLLLGLAGGLVALWATFAPCFLWIFAGAPYIEWISAQPRLKSALSAIIAAVVGVVLNLSVWFALHVFFQDVRSEQWGWLTLWLPNMSSLDWRVPVLAVLCGVLLLRFHLGLIWVLLASALGGVLLSQI; encoded by the coding sequence ATGTCCGGTGCCGCTCCCGGTGCCGCTCCCGGGGGCGTACCGGATTCGTCCTGGCAGAGGCTTGTTGCCGTCTTCGGCGGTATCGGCCTGCTGTCCTTTGGCGGTCCGGCGGCGCAGATCGCGCTGATGCACCGCAAGCTGGTCGACGAGACCAGCTGGCTCACCGAGCGCAGCTACGTCAACGCGCTCGGTTTCTGCATGCTGCTGCCCGGACCGGAAGCGATGCAGCTTGCGACCTATTGCGGCTGGAAATTGCGCGGCACCGCCGGCGGGCTGCTGGCGGGTCTCCTGTTCGTCGTGCCCGGGGCGCTGGCGATCTTTGTCCTGGCGACGGTCTATGCGCTTTTCGGCAATGTGCCGCTGGTCAGCCAGCTGTTCCTCGGCATCAAGGCCGCCGTGCTGATTGTGGTGCTGGAAGCGCTGCTGCGCCTGTCCAGGCGGGCACTCACGGAACGGCGGCAATGGGTGATCGCAGGCCTTGCCTTCGTGGCGATCTTCTTTCTGGCCTTGCCGTTCCCGCTGATCGTGCTCGCGGCCGGGCTGTTCGGCGCCGTGTTTTCCGCCGCGCACAAAGGGGCGGGGGGAGGCGCGCCGGTGGCGGTCGGCGTGTCGCTGGCCGGAACGCTGAAGACGATTGCCGTCTGGCTCCTCATCTGGCTCGGGCCGCTCGCGCTCCTTGAAGCTGTGACCGGCCTGCCCATCCTGAGCGATCTCGGCTGGTTCTTTTCCAAGCTCGCCGTGGTCACCTTCGGCGGTGCCTACGCGGTGCTTGCCTACATGGCGCAGGATGTCGTCACCATCCAGGGCTGGCTCAGCGCCGGCGAGATGATGGACGGTCTGGGCCTTGCCGAGACCACACCCGGTCCGCTGATCCTGGTGACGCAGTTTGTCGGCTTCCTGGCTGCCGCCAAGAATGGCGGCCTGCTGCTCGGTCTTGCCGGTGGCCTCGTGGCGCTCTGGGCGACCTTCGCGCCCTGTTTCCTCTGGATCTTCGCCGGCGCGCCCTACATCGAGTGGATCTCGGCGCAGCCGCGCCTGAAATCCGCGCTCTCCGCGATCATCGCGGCCGTGGTCGGCGTTGTCCTCAACCTGTCGGTCTGGTTCGCGCTGCACGTCTTTTTCCAGGATGTCAGGTCGGAGCAATGGGGCTGGCTGACGCTATGGCTGCCGAATATGTCCAGCCTCGACTGGCGCGTGCCGGTGCTGGCCGTCCTGTGCGGTGTCCTGCTGCTGCGTTTCCATCTCGGGCTGATCTGGGTGCTGCTGGCTTCGGCGCTCGGCGGGGTACTGCTGTCGCAGATTTGA
- a CDS encoding alpha/beta fold hydrolase has protein sequence MSLPQIVLIPGLMNDADLWRDQIAGLEDIARPRVADITRGDTLAVLAEMVLATSADTFALAGFSLGGLVAQEIMRRAPERVTHLALLDTTMLPDTPERTAEREALVAQAKKPGRFHGFGRKLARSYLSPDNQSNHVLIDRVRAMTERLGPDVFIRQSRVDRPDSRSSLTRISCPTLVLCGRHDVLTPPSLHEDMARRIPGAELVILEESGHLTPIEEPEKVTAKLRQLLGRTSASGTRTAEAASES, from the coding sequence ATGAGCCTGCCACAGATTGTCCTGATCCCGGGCCTGATGAACGACGCCGATCTCTGGCGCGACCAGATTGCAGGACTGGAAGACATCGCAAGGCCGCGCGTTGCCGACATCACGCGGGGGGACACGCTGGCGGTGCTCGCCGAAATGGTGCTGGCGACCAGCGCCGACACGTTCGCGCTGGCCGGCTTTTCCCTCGGCGGCCTTGTCGCCCAGGAAATCATGCGCCGCGCACCGGAACGCGTCACCCATCTGGCGCTGCTCGACACGACCATGCTGCCGGACACGCCGGAGCGCACCGCCGAGCGCGAAGCCCTCGTCGCCCAGGCGAAGAAACCCGGCCGCTTTCATGGCTTTGGCCGCAAGCTCGCAAGGTCCTACCTTTCACCGGACAACCAGTCCAATCACGTGCTGATCGATCGGGTGCGCGCCATGACCGAACGGCTCGGCCCGGACGTGTTCATCCGCCAGAGCCGGGTCGACCGCCCGGACAGCCGTTCGTCGCTCACCCGGATCAGCTGTCCCACGCTGGTTTTGTGCGGCCGCCACGACGTGTTGACGCCGCCGTCCCTGCACGAGGACATGGCGCGCCGCATTCCCGGCGCGGAGCTGGTCATTCTGGAGGAAAGCGGCCACCTGACGCCGATCGAGGAACCGGAGAAGGTCACGGCAAAGTTGAGACAGCTGCTGGGGCGCACAAGCGCCTCCGGCACCCGAACTGCCGAAGCGGCATCAGAGTCTTGA
- a CDS encoding acyl-CoA dehydrogenase family protein — MTAQPDTFQDIRDGIRALCAGFPAEYHRKIDEARGYPEEFVSALTSAGWMAALIPEDYGGSGLGLTEASVIMEEINRAGGNSGACHGQMYNMTTLVRHGSEEQRQKYLPKIATGELRLQSMGVTEPTTGTDTTKIRTTAVKKGDRYVVNGQKVWISRVQHSDLMILLARTTPLKDVRKKSEGLSIFLVDIRDAMTSGMEVRPIPNMVNHETNELFFDNLEIPEENLIGEEGRGFKYILTGLNAERTLIAAECIGDGYWFTDKVTDYVREREVFGRPIGQNQGVQFPIAGAFIEVEAANLMRYRACELYDAGAPCGTEANMAKYLAAKASWEAANACLQFHGGFGFAAEYDVERKFRETRLYQVAPISTNLILSYVAEHVLGLPRSF, encoded by the coding sequence ATGACCGCCCAGCCAGACACATTTCAGGACATTCGCGACGGCATAAGGGCGCTGTGCGCCGGGTTTCCCGCCGAGTATCACCGCAAGATCGACGAGGCCCGTGGCTATCCGGAAGAGTTCGTTTCCGCCCTCACGAGCGCAGGCTGGATGGCGGCCCTGATCCCGGAAGACTATGGCGGCTCCGGTCTTGGCCTCACAGAAGCGTCGGTGATCATGGAGGAGATCAACCGGGCCGGCGGCAATTCCGGCGCCTGTCACGGGCAGATGTACAACATGACCACGCTGGTCCGGCACGGTTCCGAGGAGCAGCGCCAAAAGTACCTGCCGAAGATCGCCACCGGCGAATTGCGCCTGCAGTCGATGGGCGTCACCGAACCGACCACCGGCACGGACACCACGAAGATCAGGACAACGGCGGTGAAGAAGGGCGACCGCTATGTCGTCAACGGCCAGAAGGTCTGGATCAGCCGGGTGCAGCATTCCGACCTGATGATCCTGCTGGCGCGCACCACACCACTGAAGGACGTCCGGAAAAAGTCCGAGGGCCTGTCGATCTTCCTGGTCGACATCAGGGACGCCATGACGTCCGGCATGGAGGTGCGGCCGATCCCCAACATGGTCAATCACGAGACCAACGAACTCTTCTTCGACAATCTGGAGATCCCGGAGGAGAACCTGATCGGAGAGGAAGGCAGGGGCTTCAAATACATCCTCACAGGCCTCAACGCGGAGCGCACGCTGATCGCCGCCGAATGCATCGGCGACGGCTACTGGTTCACCGACAAGGTCACGGATTACGTGCGCGAACGCGAGGTCTTCGGCCGGCCGATCGGCCAGAACCAGGGCGTGCAGTTCCCGATCGCCGGGGCCTTCATCGAGGTCGAAGCCGCAAACCTGATGCGCTACAGGGCCTGTGAACTCTACGATGCCGGTGCGCCCTGCGGCACGGAGGCCAACATGGCCAAGTATCTGGCCGCCAAGGCCAGCTGGGAAGCCGCCAATGCCTGCCTGCAGTTCCATGGCGGCTTCGGCTTTGCCGCCGAATACGATGTCGAGCGCAAGTTCCGCGAGACCCGCCTCTACCAGGTGGCACCGATCTCCACCAACCTGATCCTCTCCTATGTCGCCGAGCACGTGCTCGGCCTGCCGAGGTCGTTCTGA
- a CDS encoding HpcH/HpaI aldolase/citrate lyase family protein yields MVTSVQAPLFVPANRPERFAKAALSDADAVILDLEDAVPAAEKDSARANLAADFTDKPVLVRINAAGTTSFQADVDALKALDVAAVILPKAEETTNVTALWTALDGRVPVIALIETAAGLANARALASLEGVVRLAFGSIDYCADLGCAHKREVLLPVRSELVLASKLAGIAAPIDGVTADLADPEAAYTDAAHAKDLGMTGKLCIHPKQIDEVRRAFAPTKAECDWAGRVLASGDGAATVDGAMVDEPVRIRARAILAAASRGEAQ; encoded by the coding sequence ATGGTGACCTCCGTTCAAGCCCCGCTCTTCGTGCCCGCCAACCGGCCCGAACGCTTTGCCAAGGCGGCCTTGAGCGACGCGGATGCGGTCATTCTCGATCTGGAAGACGCGGTTCCAGCAGCAGAAAAGGACAGCGCCCGGGCAAATCTTGCGGCGGATTTCACGGACAAGCCTGTGCTCGTCCGGATTAACGCTGCCGGCACGACGTCCTTTCAGGCGGATGTCGATGCCCTGAAGGCGCTCGACGTCGCTGCGGTCATCCTGCCCAAGGCGGAAGAAACAACAAACGTCACGGCACTCTGGACGGCCCTCGATGGCCGGGTGCCTGTCATCGCCCTGATCGAGACCGCCGCGGGTCTTGCCAATGCCCGCGCGCTGGCGAGCCTGGAAGGCGTTGTGCGCCTTGCCTTCGGGTCGATCGACTATTGCGCCGATCTCGGCTGCGCCCACAAGCGCGAGGTGCTGCTGCCGGTGCGATCCGAACTGGTGCTGGCCTCCAAACTCGCCGGCATTGCCGCCCCGATCGATGGGGTGACTGCGGACCTCGCCGACCCTGAGGCCGCCTACACAGACGCTGCTCATGCCAAGGATCTCGGCATGACCGGCAAGCTCTGCATTCACCCGAAGCAGATCGACGAGGTCCGGCGGGCTTTTGCTCCAACCAAGGCAGAGTGCGATTGGGCCGGCCGCGTTCTGGCCAGCGGCGACGGCGCCGCCACCGTCGACGGCGCAATGGTCGACGAGCCGGTCCGCATCCGGGCACGGGCGATTCTTGCGGCAGCCTCACGGGGAGAAGCGCAATGA
- a CDS encoding FAS1-like dehydratase domain-containing protein, which translates to MSLDIDHLRGWIGRQDSASETLSPALVRQFNATFDRASGEDMGDVAPLLIHFCLAQPSVPTAELGPDGHAARGGFLPPVPLPRRMWAGGAFTFSGDIRIGDEVTRLSTVKDVVLKQGRTGPLCFVTVEHAVTANGRPVLTERQDIVYRESPARDQPPAKPATEPAPPGDRSQRITPSAAYLFRYSAMTFNGHRIHYDKDYVREVEGYPGLIVHGPLQATLLCQFAADLKGRRPDRFGFRSIGTIFDTGDFTVNASEGENGSLRLWTAQENGPVAMEASASW; encoded by the coding sequence ATGAGCCTCGACATCGACCATCTGCGCGGCTGGATCGGGCGTCAGGACAGCGCCTCGGAAACCTTGAGTCCCGCGCTTGTACGCCAGTTCAACGCCACCTTCGACCGCGCCTCCGGCGAAGACATGGGAGACGTGGCGCCGCTCCTGATCCATTTCTGCCTGGCCCAGCCGAGTGTCCCGACAGCCGAACTCGGCCCGGACGGCCATGCTGCCCGTGGCGGTTTCCTGCCGCCTGTGCCCCTGCCCCGGCGCATGTGGGCAGGGGGCGCCTTCACCTTTTCCGGTGACATCCGGATCGGCGACGAGGTCACGCGGCTGTCGACGGTGAAGGATGTCGTCCTCAAGCAGGGCCGCACCGGCCCGCTCTGCTTCGTCACCGTGGAGCATGCGGTCACCGCCAACGGACGGCCCGTCCTGACGGAACGCCAGGACATCGTCTACCGGGAGTCCCCTGCAAGGGACCAGCCGCCGGCAAAGCCCGCAACCGAGCCGGCGCCACCTGGTGACCGGTCGCAAAGGATCACCCCGTCCGCCGCCTATCTGTTCCGCTATTCCGCCATGACCTTCAATGGTCACCGCATCCATTACGACAAGGATTACGTCCGCGAGGTCGAGGGCTATCCCGGACTGATCGTGCACGGCCCCCTGCAGGCCACCCTGCTCTGCCAGTTCGCCGCCGACCTGAAGGGGCGCCGCCCGGACCGCTTCGGCTTCCGCAGTATCGGCACGATCTTCGACACGGGCGACTTCACCGTGAACGCAAGTGAAGGCGAGAACGGCAGCCTGCGCCTCTGGACCGCCCAGGAAAACGGTCCGGTCGCCATGGAGGCGAGCGCGTCATGGTGA
- a CDS encoding CaiB/BaiF CoA transferase family protein produces MVLPLEGLKVVAVEQAVAAPFASSRLADAGAQVIKIERPEGDFARGYDDVARGQSSYFVWLNRGKDSVTLDLASKTGKAALGELIAEADVLIQNLKPGALARLGFDPDRLTREHPRLITCSISGFGESGPMADRKAYDLLIQAETGLCSITGGPNEPSRVGISVVDIATGATAYAAILEALIQRGITGRGSQISVSMFDVLADWLTVPLLNHEGGHSPKRVGLAHPSISPYGVFTAKDGTPILISIQSDREWRTLCSDFIGRPELGTDPRFATNVARVGNRSETDGAVAEAFARYDAETAIARLTRAGIALATVNDMAGLSVHPHLRRITVDSPCGPISFPAPAAIFKDAPRSYGPIPALTPLES; encoded by the coding sequence ATGGTCTTGCCGCTCGAAGGATTGAAGGTCGTCGCCGTCGAACAGGCGGTCGCCGCTCCCTTTGCCTCTTCGCGCCTTGCCGATGCGGGGGCGCAGGTCATCAAGATCGAGCGCCCCGAAGGTGATTTCGCCCGAGGTTACGACGATGTCGCCAGGGGTCAGTCGAGCTATTTCGTCTGGCTCAACCGGGGCAAGGACAGCGTGACGCTGGATCTGGCCTCGAAGACAGGCAAGGCCGCGCTTGGCGAGCTGATCGCCGAAGCCGATGTCCTGATCCAGAACCTGAAGCCCGGCGCCCTTGCCCGGCTCGGGTTTGATCCCGACAGGCTCACGCGGGAACATCCCCGCCTGATCACCTGCTCCATCAGCGGCTTCGGCGAGAGCGGCCCGATGGCGGACCGCAAGGCCTATGACCTGCTGATCCAGGCAGAAACCGGCCTTTGCTCGATCACCGGCGGACCGAACGAGCCGTCCCGCGTCGGCATTTCCGTCGTCGACATCGCCACCGGCGCCACCGCCTATGCCGCGATCCTGGAAGCCCTGATCCAGCGCGGCATCACCGGCAGGGGCTCTCAGATCTCCGTCTCCATGTTCGACGTGCTCGCCGACTGGTTGACCGTGCCGCTGCTCAACCATGAGGGCGGTCACAGCCCGAAACGGGTCGGGCTGGCCCATCCCTCGATTTCGCCCTATGGCGTTTTCACCGCCAAGGACGGCACGCCGATCCTGATCTCGATCCAGAGCGACCGGGAGTGGCGGACGCTCTGCAGCGACTTCATCGGCCGGCCGGAGCTCGGCACCGATCCCCGCTTTGCCACCAATGTCGCCCGGGTCGGCAACCGGTCCGAGACGGACGGCGCTGTTGCCGAAGCCTTTGCGCGTTATGACGCGGAGACTGCCATCGCGCGCCTGACCCGGGCCGGCATCGCGCTGGCCACCGTCAACGACATGGCGGGCCTCTCCGTCCATCCGCATCTGCGGCGGATCACCGTTGACAGTCCGTGTGGTCCGATCTCCTTCCCTGCCCCTGCCGCGATCTTCAAGGACGCTCCGCGCTCCTATGGCCCGATCCCGGCCCTCACCCCGCTGGAGAGCTGA
- a CDS encoding LysR substrate-binding domain-containing protein → MANLRRLLPSFRGLVAFEAAGRLGSFTRAGAELGMTQSAVSYSIKALEEEIGQPLFQRGHREVRLTGAGDRLHAEVTRGLYLLADGVHAVRTRPADDVVTVSVSTAFATLWIAPRLQLLRTDLADIELRLHTADRDLDIVAEDIPLGIRGGRPKDWPGYASARFETEEIIAVASPAYLEKHGTPERPRDLLDHHLAHLDEPYRYAATWKDWLRSAGVPGTDRVRGSRANEYVAVVQMALDGDAIALGWRHLVEAFIDNGRLRKVTGHTFRTGNGYYVVWPKDRELDDNAREVRDWMLRQNPEADAFNDLSRLNVIQDGSGGTR, encoded by the coding sequence ATGGCAAACCTGCGCAGACTGCTGCCCTCCTTTCGCGGACTGGTCGCCTTTGAGGCCGCCGGACGGCTCGGGTCGTTTACCCGGGCGGGCGCCGAACTCGGCATGACCCAGTCGGCTGTCTCCTATTCGATCAAGGCCCTGGAAGAGGAGATCGGCCAGCCGCTGTTCCAGCGCGGTCATCGCGAGGTCCGTCTGACCGGCGCCGGCGACAGGCTGCATGCGGAGGTAACCCGCGGCCTCTACCTGCTGGCGGATGGCGTCCATGCGGTCCGGACCAGGCCGGCGGACGACGTTGTCACCGTCTCGGTCTCCACCGCCTTTGCCACCTTGTGGATCGCTCCGCGCCTTCAACTCCTGCGCACCGACCTTGCCGATATCGAACTGCGCCTGCACACGGCTGACCGGGACCTCGACATCGTTGCCGAGGACATCCCGCTCGGCATTCGCGGCGGCCGGCCGAAGGATTGGCCGGGCTACGCCAGTGCCCGCTTCGAGACGGAAGAGATCATCGCGGTCGCCTCTCCCGCCTATCTGGAAAAACACGGCACGCCGGAGCGGCCGCGGGACCTGCTCGACCATCACCTCGCCCATCTCGACGAGCCCTACCGCTATGCCGCCACCTGGAAAGACTGGCTGCGCTCGGCCGGTGTTCCCGGCACCGACAGGGTGCGCGGCTCACGCGCCAACGAATATGTCGCGGTGGTGCAGATGGCCCTCGACGGCGACGCCATCGCCCTCGGCTGGCGCCACCTGGTCGAAGCCTTCATCGACAATGGCCGTCTGCGGAAAGTCACCGGCCACACCTTCCGGACAGGCAACGGCTATTACGTCGTCTGGCCGAAGGATCGGGAACTGGACGACAATGCCAGGGAGGTCCGCGACTGGATGCTCCGGCAGAACCCGGAGGCTGACGCTTTCAATGACTTGAGCCGGTTGAACGTGATCCAGGACGGCTCCGGCGGGACGCGCTGA